The following is a genomic window from Candidatus Paceibacterota bacterium.
GGAAAAGCATATCTTTATTAATGTCATTTTTCATAATGTTTAATCGTAAGTAAAATGCCGGTTTCAAGATCAACCTTTGCGGCAAATCCTAATAGACTTTTAGCCTTTTCTACGGATGGCACTCTGCGCGTTATTTCCAGAGCAGATTCCCTTATATTGTTACCATATTGCCTAAATACAATTTCTGATCTTGATTCAGGAATATACTTAAGTATGATTTCGGCTAATTTCTTTATGCTTACTTCAATTGGATTCCCAATATTTACTATTTCAAACGGAGCTTTGTCGTATTTTATAAGCATAGCAACCCCATCAACGGCGTCCTGGGCATAAGTAAAACAGCGCGATTGACTGCCATCACCAAAAATATTTATTTCCCTATTATTTAAAGCAGCTTCAATAAAAATACTAACAACGAAATTATTTCTTTGCGACGGCCCATAAACGTTGAAAAACCGCGCTATGCCAACGCTCATCTTGGAAGAGACTGCCTTTAAATATTTTTCTATTT
Proteins encoded in this region:
- a CDS encoding NAD-dependent epimerase/dehydratase family protein, coding for MNRKKVVITGGSGFIGTHLIKRLFKDDVYDITVIDTQFAKVDGVSFVQSDICDFKKIEPYLIGVDCLIHLAAVLGVDNCNNNPDKVQKTNYCDTKEFIDLCVANKVKRFIFSSSSEIYGNSKDIPYKESSTPDPFSLYAKNKLEIEKYLKAVSSKMSVGIARFFNVYGPSQRNNFVVSIFIEAALNNREINIFGDGSQSRCFTYAQDAVDGVAMLIKYDKAPFEIVNIGNPIEVSIKKLAEIILKYIPESRSEIVFRQYGNNIRESALEITRRVPSVEKAKSLLGFAAKVDLETGILLTIKHYEK